From the genome of Verrucomicrobiales bacterium:
TCGCGCTCATCCTGCTCTACACTTACCGGGGAGGGATTAAAACTCTGGTGTGGACCGATACCTTTCAATCCACGTTTCTGCTGCTGGGGGTGGTGCTCTCCATCGCGATCATGATGCGGAAAATGGGGTTGGACGCCCGGGGACTCATGGACACCCTCGCGCAAAGCCCACATACCAAAACCTTTTTTTGGGGCGACTGGCACAGCCCGGACTATTTCTGGAAACAGTTTCTGAGCGGCATTTTCATCGCCGTGGTCATGACCGGATTGGACCAAAACTCCATGCAGAAAAACCTGAGCTGCCCGAACCTCAAGGATGCTCAGAAAAACCTCTATTGGTTCGGATTGGTAGTCGTCCTGGTCAACGCGTTGTTCCTAAGCCTCGGAGCGCTGCTCTACGCGTATTGCGCGTCTCAAGGCATCGATATTCCCAAGCAGACGGATCAGCTCTTCCCGAGTCTAGCGCTGCAGCACCTGGGACCGCTAGCCGCCATCGTCTTCGTGATCGGGTTAACCGCTGCGACCTTCTCCAGCGCGGACTCCGTGCTGACAACGCTAACGACTTCCTTCTGCATCGACATACTGGGATGGAAGGAATCCGAGCTCAGCGATGCTCGGGATCAGACCCGGCGGCGCCATCTGGTGCATCTCCTGTTCGCGATCCTGCTCCTGCTGGTCATCTTGGCTTTCCGCTGGTGGAACAATCAGGCGATCATAGGCGTGGTGCTTAAGCTGGCGACCTACACTTATGGTCCGTTGCTGGGACTCTTCTCCTTCGGCCTCCTCTGCCGCCGGCAGGTGCGGGACGGATGGGTGCCCTGGATCTGCATCGCCAGCCCACTGCTGTGCCTGATCTTGGAGCGCCACTCCGCCGAATGGTTCGGAGGCTACCGGTTTGGCTTTGAACTTCTCATGCTGAACGGCCTGTTGACCGCGCTGATGCTGATTCCTAACTCTAGACGGCCCCCTTGTTCTGAAGTAGGGTGACCCGCGTGAACGTTCCCCTGAGATCAGTTCGCCGTGCGACTCTCGATGACCTGCCCAAATTGGTTCCTTTGTGGAAGCTCGAGCAGCTTCCTTGGGCTGAGTTCGAACGGCGCTTTAAGGAATTTCAGGTGGCCGAGTCCGACGAGGGAGAGATCCTGGGAGCCATTGGAGTCCAAGTTGCCGGCTTGGAAGCCCGACTGCATAGCGAGGCCTTTGCGCACTTTGATCAGGCCGACACGTTGCGGGAGCGATTCTGGGCCCGGATCAAAGTCATGGGTGAGAACCAAGGCTGGGTCCGAGTTTGGTCGGAACTCTCCAGCCACACCTGGCGACAATTTGGCTTCGACCCACCGAATCCCGAACAGATGGCGCACCTGCCGGAGCTGTTCTCCCAGGTGGGAACCGGGACGTGGAATGTGATTCAATTGAAGGAGGACAAAGTAAGCGGACCCTCGGTCGATGCCGAATTTCAAATCCTGAAAATGGCCTATCAGGAGGAGAATCAACGCCTGATGAAGCGGGCGCGGACGCTACGAAATTTCTCGATCCTCTTGGCCGCAGGGTTGGTCGGCTGGATGGCTTGGTGGGGAATCAAGCTGTTCAAAAACAAGGACCGCCTTCCCCGCAGATAAGCGGGCTGCTATGGCTTGGCCGGGGCAGTTGGCTTGGCGGTCTCGTGGCGAATGACAATGAACCAGGCGCTCTGGCTGTTGTCATTCTTGTCGTCTCCCGCAAAGATCAAGGTCTCGCCTTTGGGAAGCGGCTTTTCATGCCGGATGACCTCTTTATCCTTGCCGTAGAGCTTCACCTTGATGCGTGATTCGCTGAGATCCTTCACGTCAAAGTAGCAGACTTTGTTGATCTCCACCTTGGTATACTGATTGGTGGTAATCCCAAAGGAAACCTTCTTCTCCTCAAAGTAGTTCTTCCACTTGAAGGGCATGCTGTCGAACTTCTTCTTCAGCTCAGGAGGAATGGGCTTGTGCTCGGGCTTGGGCGAGCTTCCATCATTGGTAGCCCAAACCAGCAACGCCTCCAGTCGGATATCGGCAGCCCGCAAGACTCCCGGCCCTGCCGTGAGGAGAACACTAGCGAGACACACCCGCCAGAAAGCAAT
Proteins encoded in this window:
- a CDS encoding sodium:solute symporter, translated to MSPALILSCIGVYFAVLLGIAWVTSRNAGSSAYYLGNKSSPWYVVAFGLIGDSLSGVTFISVPGSVGTQKFSYLQVVLGYMVGYILIGAVLLPLYYRMNLTSIYGYLRERFGTVSQRTGAAFFLLSRLLGAAARLFLAATVVQTFVFDAWGVPFWLSVSGIIALILLYTYRGGIKTLVWTDTFQSTFLLLGVVLSIAIMMRKMGLDARGLMDTLAQSPHTKTFFWGDWHSPDYFWKQFLSGIFIAVVMTGLDQNSMQKNLSCPNLKDAQKNLYWFGLVVVLVNALFLSLGALLYAYCASQGIDIPKQTDQLFPSLALQHLGPLAAIVFVIGLTAATFSSADSVLTTLTTSFCIDILGWKESELSDARDQTRRRHLVHLLFAILLLLVILAFRWWNNQAIIGVVLKLATYTYGPLLGLFSFGLLCRRQVRDGWVPWICIASPLLCLILERHSAEWFGGYRFGFELLMLNGLLTALMLIPNSRRPPCSEVG